The Vitis vinifera cultivar Pinot Noir 40024 chromosome 12, ASM3070453v1 genome has a segment encoding these proteins:
- the LOC100242390 gene encoding protein ECERIFERUM 16: MDAKALAKSKRAHSQHHSKRPHSNKTSKAPSAGNVGAGNAKKQPGKQIREKPHQSMGLSRLPSNWDRYEEEFDSGSEGPSINSTNQANDVIVPKSKGADYGELISEAISQSRSNPYFDSFASLDDVVPDFNQGVGSLLSVRGQGILSWIGDNNFIVEDRATTSHEAPFLSLNLHSLAEQLTKVDLSQRLFVEEDLLSPELMSVSSEGVKVSSNQEANQMQRTSEGAKIIVDESAVRSFPEKDKIVDKNKEVMSSDTTRIRNPVISSPNQSAKSENQVKDKAKQFGRAAQTRDLELAAQINKVSVADPEKKQSVFEAAAAEAELDMLLDSFNETNKFDSLGFKKSRNALPVFQQKPSMTPPQLSRKVVTANLDDALDDLLEETSNLMDQNGTKPPQQAKPTSPGIQCSSSSHSGQGSKVLDDFDSWLDTI; this comes from the exons ATGGATGCAAAAGCTTTAGCGAAGTCGAAGAGAGCTCATTCTCAGCACCATAGTAAAAGGCCTCATTCAAATAAAACATCGAAAGCTCCCTCAGCGGGCAATGTGGGTGCTGGAAATGCAAAGAAGCAACCGGGGAAGCAAATTAGAGAGAAACCCCATCAATCCATGGGTTTATCTCGGCTGCCCTCGAATTGGGATCGATATGAGGAAGAATTTGATTCGGGCTCAGAGGGCCCATCAATTAATAGTACGAATCAAGCCAATGATGTTATTGTGCCCAAGAGTAAAGGGGCAGACTATGGTGAACTGATTTCTGAAGCCATATCCCAGTCTCGGTCGAATCCTTATTTTGATAGCTTTGCTTCTCTGGATGATGTTGTGCCTG ACTTCAATCAGGGAGTAGGCTCTTTGCTATCTGTTAGAGGACAAGGCATTCTATCATGGATTGGGGACAATAATTTTATTGTGGAGGACAGAGCAACCACAAGTCATGAG GCACCATTTCTCTCCCTGAATCTGCATTCTCTTGCAGAACAACTCACAAAAGTAGATCTATCACAGAGGCTCTTTGTTGAAGAGGATCTTTTGTCACCAGAGCTGATGTCAGTG AGCTCTGAGGGAGTAAAAGTGAGCAGCAATCAAGAAGCCAACCAAATGCAGAGAACTAGCGAAGGAGCCAAAATAATAGTCGATGAATCAGCTGTCCGTAGCTTTCCTGAGAAAGATAAGATTGTGGACAAAAACAAGGAGGTAATGTCATCTGACACCACTAGAATTCGAAATCCAGTTATAAGCTCTCCTAATCAAAGCGCAAAGTCAGAGAACCAAGTTAAGGATAAAGCAAAACAGTTTGGCAGAGCTGCCCAAACCAGAGATCTGGAGCTTGCCGCACAAATAAATAAGGTTTCTGTTGCAGACCCTGAGAAAAAACAGTCAGTATTTGAGGCAGCAGCTGCAGAAGCCGAGCTGGATATGCTTCTTGACTCATTTaatgaaacaaacaaatttgATTCGTTGGGCTTCAAGAAGTCTCGTAATGCTCTTCCTGTTTTCCAACAAAAGCCTTCTATGACTCCACCGCAACTTTCAAGAAAAGTTGTTACTGCCAATCTTGATGATGCCCTTGATGACCTACTCGAAGAAACATCCAATTTGATGGACCAAAATGGTACAAAACCGCCTCAACAAGCCAAACCCACATCGCCTGGCATCCAGTGttcttcttcctctcattctggTCAGGGTTCTAaagttttggatgattttgattCATGGCTAGATACAATTTGA
- the LOC100252370 gene encoding zinc finger protein MAGPIE, with amino-acid sequence MLQKMAAEAIPNGFIQNPIGGSNPPTIKKKRNLPGTPDPEAEVIALSPKTLMATNRFLCEICGKGFQRDQNLQLHRRGHNLPWKLKQRSSKEPRKRVYVCPEKTCVHHHPSRALGDLTGIKKHFCRKHGEKKWKCEKCSKRYAVQSDWKAHTKTCGTREYKCDCGTLFSRRDSFITHRAFCDALAEETARVTAASNINNGTINYHFMGTSLAPSMPQHFSSIFKPISSNDEATDQTRRGLSLWMGQGSQGHETMGTNLQEIHQLRSSMSPGSVYADPLVSCSNPPPSSYQLSWVFGSKQSSNNTEDQLTSSTSLPLSNVKEAAGSQIVSVPSLYSSQHHSHQTPLGNMSATALLQKAAQMGATSADPFLGSFGLKCDSSLVQDGNKFCGLYTANQLPTNDMENPKDLSTFNQLQMYPAKRRNTQNDDSTGGQTRDFLGVGVQTICHPSSINGWM; translated from the exons ATGTTGCAGAAGATGGCTGCAGAAGCAATTCCAAATGGTTTCATTCAAAATCCAATTGGTGGATCCAATCCTCCCACCATCAAGAAGAAGAGAAACCTTCCAGGAACCCCAG ATCCTGAAGCCGAAGTCATAGCCTTGTCACCGAAGACACTCATGGCCACAAACAGATTCTTATGTGAGATATGTGGAAAAGGTTTTCAGAGGGATCAAAATCTGCAACTGCATCGGCGAGGACACAACCTTCCTTGGAAGCTCAAGCAAAGGAGCAGCAAGGAACCCAGGAAGCGTGTCTACGTCTGTCCCGAAAAGACCTGTGTCCACCACCACCCTTCGAGGGCTCTAGGAGACCTGACTGGGATAAAAAAGCACTTCTGTCGGAAGCACGGGGAGAAGAAGTGGAAGTGCGAGAAGTGCTCAAAGCGATACGCCGTGCAGTCAGACTGGAAAGCTCACACCAAAACTTGCGGCACTAGGGAATACAAATGTGACTGTGGCACTCTATTTTCAAG GCGAGATAGCTTCATCACTCATAGGGCCTTCTGTGATGCCCTAGCAGAAGAGACGGCTAGAGTTACTGCTGCCTCCAACATCAACAATGGCACTATCAATTATCATTTCATGGGGACTTCACTTGCACCAAGCATGCCACAACATTTCTCCTCTATCTTCAAGCCTATCTCAAGCAACGACGAAGCAACCGATCAAACAAGACGGGGACTCTCCCTGTGGATGGGCCAAGGATCTCAAGGCCATGAAACAATGGGGACGAATCTCCAAGAGATTCATCAACTCAGATCCTCAATGAGTCCAGGTTCGGTGTATGCTGACCCACTTGTTTCTTGTTCAAATCCTCCACCATCAAGCTATCAATTGAGTTGGGTGTTTGGAAGCAAACAGTCTTCAAATAACACGGAAGATCAACTAACAAGCAGTACTTCACTTCCATTAAGCAATGTTAAGGAAGCTGCAGGAAGTCAGATTGTGAGTGTCCCTTCCTTGTACAGCTCCCAACACCACTCCCATCAAACACCTCTAGGAAACATGTCTGCGACAGCCTTATTGCAGAAAGCTGCCCAAATGGGAGCAACTTCTGCTGATCCTTTCCTTGGGAGCTTTGGGTTGAAGTGTGACAGTAGTCTAGTTCAAGATGGAAACAAATTTTGTGGGTTGTATACTGCAAACCAACTTCCAACCAACGACATGGAGAATCCGAAGGATCTCTCCACTTTCAATCAGTTGCAAATGTACCCCGCAAAACGCCGCAACACCCAGAACGATGACAGCACTGGGGGCCAAACTAGAGATTTCTTAGGTGTTGGGGTGCAAACCATCTGCCACCCATCTTCAATCAATGGATGGATGTGA
- the LOC100247528 gene encoding glutaredoxin-C9 produces the protein MQEALPYKTWLPIPREPRINTPTTPLHNQLLLPGTTNITNMVSENAVIVFGRRGCCMTHVVKRLLLGLGVNPAVCEVNEEDEIGVLDELGMVGAGEGKQGAVQFPAVFIGGRLFGGLDRVMAAHITGELVPILKQAGALWL, from the coding sequence ATGCAAGAAGCTCTTCCTTACAAAACATGGCTACCGATACCCAGAGAACCAAGAATCAACACCCCCACGACGCCTCTCCATAACCAATTACTCCTTCCGGGGACGACCAACATAACCAATATGGTTTCAGAGAACGCCGTCATAGTGTTCGGAAGACGTGGGTGTTGCATGACCCATGTCGTGAAGCGCCTGCTTCTGGGTCTGGGCGTCAACCCGGCCGTCTGCGAAGTGAACGAAGAGGATGAAATTGGTGTCCTAGATGAGCTGGGGATGGTCGGCGCCGGCGAGGGAAAGCAGGGCGCAGTGCAGTTTCCGGCGGTGTTCATCGGAGGAAGGTTGTTTGGGGGGTTGGATAGAGTCATGGCCGCTCATATTACTGGAGAATTGGTTCCCATATTGAAACAAGCTGGGGCTTTGTGGCTTTGA